Proteins encoded within one genomic window of Haematobia irritans isolate KBUSLIRL chromosome 5, ASM5000362v1, whole genome shotgun sequence:
- the LOC142239979 gene encoding seminal metalloprotease 1-like, which yields MRYFSSWTILLAICLLMLIISNTTSAKRRKGARRPRKPKLRRTRKAQKLQKSQSGIQPWPKGEVPYKISDIYDDSEADAIETALDTIASVSCVQFYEASNTTTSYIYFDSTKSGCFTRVGYRGGVHLVNIYKNATACFNQPKVIHETMHALGFCHQHLAKNRDDYITVLWDNIQPDKRVFFEKDIKGRCPTFGVGYDVNSVMHYKRLAFSSNGLPTIEGKNVTAVGNRVGLSEKDIQKLNILYQCAEEIPDDEETTTTIPDTSTVETETV from the exons aTGAGATATTTTTCAAGTTGGACGATTTTATTAGCCATTTGCTTGTTAATgttaattatatcaaatactaCATCTGCTAAAAGAAGAAAGGGTGCCAGACGTCCAAGGAAGCCAAAACTGCGTAGAACTCGAAAAgctcaaaaattgcaaaaaagtcaAAGTGGTATACAGCCATGGCCAAAGGGTGAAGTACCTTATAAAATATCGGATATTTATG ATGACTCTGAGGCGGATGCTATAGAAACAGCGCTGGATACAATTGCAAGTGTTTCCTGTGTTCAATTCTATGAGGCTTCGAATACGACCACTTCGTATATATATTTCGATTCCACTAAAAGTGGTTGCTTTACACGTGTCGGCTATAGAGGTGGTGTTCATTTGGTGAATATATATAAGAATGCCACGGCTTGTTTCAATCAGCCAAAAGTCATCCATGAAACAATGCATGCTCTGGGATTTTGTCATCAACATTTGGCAAAGAATCGTGATGACTACATCACAGTTCTATGGGATAACATCCAGCCTGATAAACGGGTCTTTTTCGAAAAGGATATTAAAGGAAGATGTCCTACATTTGGCGTTGGCTATGACGTCAATAGTGTGATGCATTATAAACGCTTGGCTTTTAGCAGTAATGGATTGCCAACCATAGAAGGAAAAAATGTAACGGCGGTTGGTAATAGGGTAGGTCTCAGCGAAAAAGATATTCAAAAGCTAAATATCCTATATCAATGCGCTGAAGAAATACCAGACGATGAAGAAACCACCACCACAATACCAGATACTTCAACTGTTGAAACTGAGACTGTTTAA